The region TGCTGTAACCAAGTTCGCGCAGCTCACGTGGGATAGGGCCAAATACGCGGGTTCCGCGTGGGGTCTTATCTGCGTTGATGATAATAGCTGCGTTGTCGTCGAAGCGTACGGTAGAACCGTCGGCGCGCTGTTCGGCGCGGGTAGTGCGGACAATAACTGCCTTTACTACTTCTTTCTTCTTAACGGCACCATTAGGAGAAACAGACTTCACTGAAGCCGAAACGATACAACCAATAGTACCAGCGTCGCGCTTGGCGCCACCTAGTACGGTGATAACCTGGAGCTCTTTGGCACCGGTGTTATCTGCAACTTGTAGTCTTGTGTATGGCTGAATCATATCGGGATCTTAAGTACTTACGTACTTTATCGGAATTTCCTTCTGGAGTCAATCTGTTGGGAAAGCCCTTAGGCTACCGTCCAGTGTTTAATTTTGCTGATTGGGCGGCAAGCAACGATTGTTACGTTGTCTCCCACCTTAACTGCATCGGATTCGTCGTGAGCAATGTAGTGACGAGTCTGGCTGTAGCGCTTCTTATAGATAGGGTGAACTTTCGTTACCTTAACCGCTACCTTAATGGTCTGCGTAGAGCCTTTTTTCACCACAATGCCTTTTACGGTTTGAATTTGCTTATCGCTCATGCAATACCTCGTGCTTTGCTAACAAACTTAGTTCGTACGGAGAGCTTGTGAGCTGCAAGGCGCATAGCCTCTTTTGCAAGCTCTTCAGGTACGCCTGCCATCTCGAAGAGGACGGCGCCAGGGCGGACGACACACACGAAGTGGTCTACTGCACCCTTACCTGATCCCATTACAGACTCACTACCATGGTTGGTAATAGGCTTGTTTGGGAAAATGCGGATCCACACCTGTCCACCACGGCGGATGTGACGGGTCATAGCACGACGGGCAGCTTCGATCTCACGAGCGGAGACCCAACCGGCTGTCTGTGACTGAAGACCATATTCACCGAACACAACGTTGGTACCGCGGGTAGCGACGCCAGCCATTGTGCCACGCTGTGGCTTTCGATATTTGAGTTTCTTTGGACTAAGCATGGTTTATCCCCGGTTGTTGTTATACCGGCTTGGCTGCTCAACAGGTTGTGCAGACGGCATAGTGTCGGACTGGCCAAGGTAGATCCACACTTTGATACCAATGGCACCATAGGTGGTTACAGCTGTAGCCTGGGCGTAGCTAATGTCGCTACGAATAGTCTGAAGTGGGATAGACCCATTGGACATAACTTCGTCGCGAGCAATCTCTGCGCCATTCAAACGGCCGGAAACCTTGATTTTGATACCCTTGGCGCGGCGCTCCATAGTACGCTCAATTGCTTGGCGCATGGCACGCTTTACAGAGATACGACGCTCAAGCTGACCTGCAATGGTATCAGCCACAACCTGGGCTGAGAATTCAGGGATCTTGGTCTCAACAATGTTGAGGCGAAGTCCTACCTTGTCGTTGGTCTTGCGGAGGCGGGCAATAGTAAGCTCTAGCTTGGCTTTGAGCTCCTGTGCACCCTTACCGCTACGACCAATGATAATACCAGGTTTGGCAGTGTGAATGTTCACAACGACATCGCCGCGGTTGCGGAATGTTTCGATGCTACTGATCCCTGAGCGCTTGTACTTCTCAAAGATAACAGTCTTGATTGAGTGGTCTTCCTGAAGACTTGCAACAAGGTTTTTGCCGGCAAACCAGTGGCTTGTCCAGTTCTTGTTGAAACCTAGGCGGAAGCCTGTAGGATTTACTTTCTGTCCCATGGCTATTTCTCCTCTTCGGCTACTTGTGCATCTTCAGTTGGAGTGGCTTGCACCCTGCGCTTTGGGGCGCGAGCAGATGAACCCTCTTCACCCTTCAATACGATGGTGAGGTGGGAGTACTTCTTCATGATGCCAGTGGCACGGCCACGTGAGCGGCTAATGATGCGCTTCAGGGCAGTCCCCTCATCGGCATAGATACGCTGGATAACCAGGGTGTCAGGGTTGAGGTTCTTGTCCTTAGCAGCTTCAATGGCAGCCTTCAGTGACTTCTGGATGTGAATAGCGCCACGCTTAGGAATAAGCGGAAGCAATGCCATAGCATCCTTGGCAGGAAGGTGGCGTACCTTATCTACAACAAGACGCATCTTGCGAGGGGCAACGCGAATGCTCCGAGTTGTGTGCTGAATTTCTATCATGACTATGCTCCGAGCTTGGCCTTCTTGCCACCATGACGGTAGAACTTGCGGGTTGGCGCAAATTCACCGAGCTTGTGGCCAACCATGTCTTCGACAACATACACCGGAAGGTGCTGCTTACCGTTATGCACGGCAATGGTCTTCCCTACCATCTCAGGAGAGATAGTTGAGGAACGGCTCCACGTCTTAATGACGCTTTTGTCACCGGCTACCAACGCAAGGACCCTTTTGAGGAGCTTAGGCTGGATAAACGGGCCTTTTTTGAGAGACCGTGACATGGTTACTTTTTACGACGGCTAATAATAAAGATGTTGGTTGGGTTCTTGCGCTTGCGTGTCTTCACACCAAGAGCGAGTGCACCCCATTGGGTCTTAGGACCACGGCGGAGACCAATTCCATTCACACCTTCACCACCACCGTGTGGGTGGGAGTTAGGGTTCATGGCTTTACCACGGACAGTAGGACGGATGCCAAGATGGCGCTGACGACCTGCTTTACCGATAGTGACTGAGGAGTGGAGGATGTTTCCAACCTGGCCAATGGTGGCCCGGCAGGTGAGGAGTACCTTGCGCATCTCTCCGCTTGCAAGCCTGATGGTAGCATATTTTCCCTCTTTGGCCAAGAGAGTAATAACAGTACCGGCAGAGCGGCCAATCTGGCCACCCTTACCTGGAAGGATCTCAACGTTGTGGATCTGAATACCAAGTGGGATATCAGCCAACGGAAGGGAGTTGCCTGGGCGGATAGGAGCGGCAGAGCCGTTCTGAATCTCGTCGCCCACCTTAAGCTCGAGTGGAGCCAGGATGTAGCGCTTCTCACCATCGGCAAACTCTAGGAGTGCAATACGGCTGGAGCGGTTTGGATCGTACTCAATAGAGACAACCTTGGCTACTACGCCGTCTTTGTCACGCTTGAAGTCGATTTTGCGGTACATGCGGGAAGCTCCGCCGCCTTGGTGGCGGACAGTAATCTTACCGGAGTGGTTGCGGCCTGCCTTGCTAGTGAGCGGGGCAAGAAGTGACTTCTCAGGTGAACGTTTTGTGATCATCGCAAAGTCCTGCGAATCCATGTCGCGACGGCCCGGCGATGTTGGTTTATACTGTCGTACAGCCATGATTACTCCTTACCTTCTGCTGCTTTTTCCTCAGGGAGGTCAAAGGCAGCGATTTTCTGACCAGCGGCAATCCGTACGATTGCTTTCTTGCGAGGGCTTGTCTTACCGACGATACCCTTAAAGCGGCGTACCTTGCCTGGTAGCTTTACGATGCGGACATCGGTAACGGTTACCTTGAAGTCACGCTCAACGATGCGCTTCACAATCTCTTTGGTGAGACCGGATTTAATGCGGAACGTATAGGTGTTCACGGCACCCTTTTCCTCAGAGATACCGGAGTAGCTCTTTTCAGTAACGTGGGGAACTAGGAGGTGCTTCATACGGATGGTGTGAAGTGCTTTTCAAGCGCAGCGACGCTGTCCTTATCCATAAGGATGACGTCGTGGTTCATAACATCGAGGACGTTAAGCTCTGCAACAGTAGTGGAGTGCACCCGAGGAATATTCCGGGTAGACCCAAATACAGCCAGCTCTTCTGTCCCATGGATGTGAAGTACCTTTTTGCCGCTTGTGCCAGGAAGGTTCTTGAGGGCCTCTACCATAACTTTGGTCTTTGGCTTCTCGAAACCGAACTGGTCGATAATAACAATGTTGTTGGATGCAGCCTTAGCAGAAAGCGCACTCATGAAAGCCTTGCGGCGCTCCTGGCGAGGCATGCGGGTCTCAAAGTTCTGGCTGCTCTGTGGACCAAAAATGGTACCACCGTGACGCCAGATAGGGTTACGGGTTGAACCGGAACGGGCACGTCCTGTACCCTTCTGCTTCCAAGGCTTCTTACCACCACCAGATACTTCACCACGAGTTTTCGTGTGAGCAATGGCGCTGCGAAGCATGCCACGTACCCAGGTAACGTAGCGATGGATGAGTTTTTGGTCGACTGGGATTTGGAAGAGTGTTGGAACATCTAGATGTCCTGCTTCTTTCCCGTCGATGGTGTAAATAGTGAATTTTTCCATGGCGGTTACATCAGGGACATCTCAACCAGCGCCCCACGAACACCAGGTACTGGTCCCTTGACCAAGATGATGTTCTGATCGGCAATGATGTCGACAACCTTTACCTTACGGATAGAGATTTGTTCATTTCCCATGTGTCCAGGCATTTTCATGTCCTTGAGCACGTGCTGTGGGAACATGGAACCAATAGAACCAGGTGCGCGATGGTGATCGGAACCGTGGGTCTCTGGACCACGACTGAAGTTGTGGCGCTTAATAACACCCTGGAAACCCTTACCCTTGGAAGTACCCGTTACTTTAACGAGGGACCCAATAGGGAAAGTTGTGGC is a window of Verrucomicrobiia bacterium DNA encoding:
- the rplN gene encoding 50S ribosomal protein L14, which translates into the protein MIQPYTRLQVADNTGAKELQVITVLGGAKRDAGTIGCIVSASVKSVSPNGAVKKKEVVKAVIVRTTRAEQRADGSTVRFDDNAAIIINADKTPRGTRVFGPIPRELRELGYSKIISLAPEVV
- the rpsQ gene encoding 30S ribosomal protein S17, yielding MSDKQIQTVKGIVVKKGSTQTIKVAVKVTKVHPIYKKRYSQTRHYIAHDESDAVKVGDNVTIVACRPISKIKHWTVA
- the rplP gene encoding 50S ribosomal protein L16 encodes the protein MLSPKKLKYRKPQRGTMAGVATRGTNVVFGEYGLQSQTAGWVSAREIEAARRAMTRHIRRGGQVWIRIFPNKPITNHGSESVMGSGKGAVDHFVCVVRPGAVLFEMAGVPEELAKEAMRLAAHKLSVRTKFVSKARGIA
- the rpsC gene encoding 30S ribosomal protein S3, translating into MGQKVNPTGFRLGFNKNWTSHWFAGKNLVASLQEDHSIKTVIFEKYKRSGISSIETFRNRGDVVVNIHTAKPGIIIGRSGKGAQELKAKLELTIARLRKTNDKVGLRLNIVETKIPEFSAQVVADTIAGQLERRISVKRAMRQAIERTMERRAKGIKIKVSGRLNGAEIARDEVMSNGSIPLQTIRSDISYAQATAVTTYGAIGIKVWIYLGQSDTMPSAQPVEQPSRYNNNRG
- the rplV gene encoding 50S ribosomal protein L22, with amino-acid sequence MIEIQHTTRSIRVAPRKMRLVVDKVRHLPAKDAMALLPLIPKRGAIHIQKSLKAAIEAAKDKNLNPDTLVIQRIYADEGTALKRIISRSRGRATGIMKKYSHLTIVLKGEEGSSARAPKRRVQATPTEDAQVAEEEK
- the rpsS gene encoding 30S ribosomal protein S19; protein product: MSRSLKKGPFIQPKLLKRVLALVAGDKSVIKTWSRSSTISPEMVGKTIAVHNGKQHLPVYVVEDMVGHKLGEFAPTRKFYRHGGKKAKLGA
- the rplB gene encoding 50S ribosomal protein L2, producing the protein MAVRQYKPTSPGRRDMDSQDFAMITKRSPEKSLLAPLTSKAGRNHSGKITVRHQGGGASRMYRKIDFKRDKDGVVAKVVSIEYDPNRSSRIALLEFADGEKRYILAPLELKVGDEIQNGSAAPIRPGNSLPLADIPLGIQIHNVEILPGKGGQIGRSAGTVITLLAKEGKYATIRLASGEMRKVLLTCRATIGQVGNILHSSVTIGKAGRQRHLGIRPTVRGKAMNPNSHPHGGGEGVNGIGLRRGPKTQWGALALGVKTRKRKNPTNIFIISRRKK
- the rplW gene encoding 50S ribosomal protein L23, whose product is MKHLLVPHVTEKSYSGISEEKGAVNTYTFRIKSGLTKEIVKRIVERDFKVTVTDVRIVKLPGKVRRFKGIVGKTSPRKKAIVRIAAGQKIAAFDLPEEKAAEGKE
- the rplD gene encoding 50S ribosomal protein L4, translating into MEKFTIYTIDGKEAGHLDVPTLFQIPVDQKLIHRYVTWVRGMLRSAIAHTKTRGEVSGGGKKPWKQKGTGRARSGSTRNPIWRHGGTIFGPQSSQNFETRMPRQERRKAFMSALSAKAASNNIVIIDQFGFEKPKTKVMVEALKNLPGTSGKKVLHIHGTEELAVFGSTRNIPRVHSTTVAELNVLDVMNHDVILMDKDSVAALEKHFTPSV
- the rplC gene encoding 50S ribosomal protein L3, which translates into the protein ATTFPIGSLVKVTGTSKGKGFQGVIKRHNFSRGPETHGSDHHRAPGSIGSMFPQHVLKDMKMPGHMGNEQISIRKVKVVDIIADQNIILVKGPVPGVRGALVEMSLM